One genomic region from Chlamydia poikilotherma encodes:
- the mgtE gene encoding magnesium transporter — translation MDSKTSHLDDELSFKLEKAFTCLSTDIHSHDLSKIVSEYNPIDLAYAVSCLPPDSRAILYKNLSCIASRVAFIINTDSASRWAIFRKLTDIEVCALIDQMPPDEAVWVLDDIPDRRYRRILELIDSKKSLKIRDLQKHGRNTAGRLMTNEFFAFLMETTVKDVSACIRNNPGIDLTRLVFVLDFKGELQGVVTDRSLIINPPEISLKQIMNQVEHKVLPDATREEVVDLVERYKIAALPVVDEENFLIGAITYEDVVEAIEDIADETIARMAGTTEDVGYHSCHVVQRFLLRAPWLLVTLCAGLVSASVMAYFQKIAPSLLALVIFFIPLINGMSGNVGVQCSTILVRSMATGTLSFGRRRETIFKEMSIGLLTGVALGILCGIVVYLMGFIGMNLFSGGGLQLGVTVAAGVLGASLTATTLGVLSPFFFVKLGVDPALASGPIVTALNDIMSMVIFFLITGFLNFFFFS, via the coding sequence ATGGATTCGAAAACTAGTCATCTCGATGATGAACTAAGTTTTAAGTTAGAGAAAGCGTTTACCTGTTTGTCTACGGATATACATTCTCATGATCTTTCCAAGATTGTCAGTGAGTATAATCCTATAGATTTAGCCTATGCTGTTTCTTGTCTTCCTCCAGATTCTCGTGCGATTCTTTATAAAAATCTCTCATGTATAGCATCGCGTGTGGCTTTTATTATAAATACAGATTCTGCTTCTCGATGGGCTATTTTTCGTAAATTGACCGACATAGAAGTCTGTGCATTAATTGATCAGATGCCTCCCGATGAAGCTGTATGGGTATTAGATGATATTCCTGATCGACGTTATCGCAGAATATTAGAATTAATAGATTCTAAAAAATCATTAAAAATTCGTGACTTACAGAAACACGGCCGTAATACTGCAGGAAGACTTATGACTAATGAATTTTTCGCATTTTTAATGGAAACTACCGTTAAAGATGTTTCTGCATGTATTAGAAATAATCCTGGGATAGATTTAACTCGACTCGTTTTTGTTTTGGATTTTAAAGGAGAACTTCAAGGTGTTGTTACTGATAGAAGTTTAATAATTAACCCTCCTGAAATTTCTTTAAAACAGATTATGAATCAGGTAGAACATAAAGTTTTGCCTGATGCAACTAGAGAAGAGGTTGTCGATTTAGTAGAACGCTATAAGATAGCTGCTCTCCCTGTTGTTGACGAAGAGAATTTCTTAATAGGTGCTATTACTTATGAAGATGTTGTAGAGGCTATAGAAGACATTGCTGATGAAACAATAGCTCGTATGGCAGGGACTACGGAAGATGTGGGGTATCACAGCTGTCATGTTGTTCAGAGATTTCTACTTAGAGCACCTTGGTTGCTAGTAACTCTCTGTGCGGGGTTGGTGAGTGCCTCAGTAATGGCATACTTTCAAAAAATTGCCCCCTCGTTATTAGCTCTGGTTATTTTCTTTATTCCTTTAATTAATGGGATGTCTGGGAATGTTGGTGTTCAATGTAGTACGATTTTAGTTCGAAGTATGGCTACGGGAACGCTTTCTTTTGGACGTCGTAGAGAAACAATCTTTAAAGAGATGAGCATTGGTTTATTGACAGGAGTTGCCCTTGGGATTCTTTGTGGGATTGTTGTTTATCTTATGGGTTTTATAGGTATGAATCTTTTTTCTGGAGGAGGGTTGCAGTTAGGAGTTACTGTAGCAGCCGGAGTGTTAGGAGCATCGTTAACAGCTACAACTTTAGGAGTTCTTTCACCATTTTTCTTTGTAAAATTAGGAGTGGATCCAGCTTTAGCCTCAGGACCTATAGTTACTGCACTAAATGATATTATGTCGATGGTGATATTCTTTTTAATCACAGGATTTCTGAACTTTTTCTTTTTCAGTTAA
- a CDS encoding CT214 family putative inclusion membrane protein, with protein sequence MVIFFSIIAVLAIVGVVLVGSNVLTSLIALLSFACIATSVSLIGLVLIFILNAEKRIFPKIVLPDEMEFSNEEQTFLQTLQKLSIPEQIKEREIPILSEGIPERVFISGTFYRENPEYRNNISTRVESLGTSLMNFANTFTKAVVHCGKESGNLIQGIVKEIKYLFIPSIHSRKKETSLCYCLQIWSELLMQHSFVDFIVLVLEKPDINRFLIENFIEIAESWRINHGDPAYICRALQSFNLWLYGLYMGEPCIDMLESYNPDLLTEDVRSYLESGNFVQLIFSRAEPDLRDKFAEFLEGSIQALAATECHKIRRGINSDGYIQNDPSLRSVIDNLNLRMSFCLNLPSFSSWNFRFALARNLNGIFNLNEFIIDNYYDLVANPFLLIELLHSHSKYQSFIQGLLIKAMPISHWKSLFKPMIVGLFSAGIANKRELEVMANHLGVSIEDLTDVISSNRFLEVLFSNLFEE encoded by the coding sequence ATGGTCATCTTTTTTTCTATCATCGCTGTTCTTGCCATTGTAGGTGTAGTACTTGTTGGATCTAATGTTCTTACATCTTTGATCGCGTTACTTTCCTTTGCTTGTATTGCTACATCAGTATCTTTGATAGGTCTAGTTCTAATTTTCATTTTAAATGCAGAAAAAAGAATTTTCCCGAAAATCGTTCTTCCTGATGAGATGGAATTTTCTAATGAGGAACAAACTTTTCTACAAACATTACAAAAATTATCTATTCCTGAGCAGATTAAAGAGAGGGAAATTCCAATATTATCAGAAGGTATTCCTGAGCGTGTGTTTATTAGTGGAACATTTTACCGGGAGAATCCAGAGTATAGGAATAATATTTCTACACGAGTAGAAAGTCTAGGAACATCTCTAATGAATTTTGCTAATACCTTCACTAAAGCTGTCGTACATTGCGGTAAGGAGTCGGGAAACTTAATTCAAGGGATAGTTAAGGAAATTAAGTATCTATTTATTCCTTCAATACATTCTAGGAAAAAAGAGACTTCACTTTGCTATTGTTTACAAATTTGGAGTGAGCTGTTAATGCAGCACTCTTTTGTAGACTTTATTGTTCTTGTTCTTGAAAAACCAGATATTAATCGTTTCTTAATTGAGAATTTTATAGAAATTGCTGAATCTTGGCGTATCAATCACGGAGATCCCGCCTATATTTGTAGAGCCCTACAGTCATTTAATCTTTGGCTTTATGGTTTATATATGGGTGAGCCGTGTATCGATATGCTAGAATCTTATAATCCTGATCTTCTTACTGAAGATGTTCGATCTTATTTAGAAAGTGGCAATTTTGTTCAGCTAATTTTCTCGCGAGCAGAGCCTGATTTACGTGATAAATTTGCTGAGTTTTTGGAAGGATCGATTCAGGCTTTAGCTGCTACAGAATGTCATAAAATTCGTCGCGGGATAAACTCTGATGGATATATACAAAATGATCCTTCGTTACGTTCTGTAATCGATAATCTAAACTTAAGAATGAGCTTTTGCTTGAATTTACCTTCATTTTCTTCTTGGAACTTTAGATTTGCTTTAGCAAGAAATTTAAACGGAATTTTCAATTTAAACGAATTTATTATCGATAACTATTATGACTTAGTTGCTAATCCCTTTCTGCTTATAGAACTTCTTCATAGTCATTCTAAATACCAGAGTTTTATTCAAGGATTACTCATAAAAGCCATGCCTATAAGTCATTGGAAATCTTTATTTAAGCCGATGATTGTAGGCTTATTCAGCGCAGGGATAGCTAATAAAAGAGAGTTAGAAGTAATGGCAAATCACCTAGGAGTAAGTATAGAAGATTTAACTGATGTAATTTCTTCAAACCGTTTTTTAGAAGTCTTATTTTCCAACTTATTCGAAGAATAG
- a CDS encoding amino acid permease has translation MHTHSKPSKPLGTFTVGMLSLAVVISLRNLPLTAKHGLSTLFFYALAVGCFMIPYALISAELASFKPQGIYIWTRDALGKWWGFFSIWMQWFHNMTWYPAMLAFIASTLVYKINPDLAHNKIYLATVILAGFWGLTFFNFFGISTSALFSSVCVIIGTLIPGAILVALAIFWIVSGNPIAISLSWGDLLPEINGMSSFVLLAGMLLALCGLEANANLASDMVNPRKNYPRAVFIGAIATLAILVLGSLSIAIVIPKEEISLVSGLVKAFSLFFDKYNLSWMTSIVVVMTIAGSLGELNAWMFAGTKGLFVSTQNDCLPKMFKKVNSRNVPTNLMLFQAIVVTLFTLIFLCLDSADLAYWILSALSIQMYLAMYICLFIAGPVLRIKEPKAQRLYSVPGKFFGICLLSFLGILSCLFALWISFLPPEEVTQLSGAGKIGYSAFLLLAFSINCMIPFGIYYAHKKLIK, from the coding sequence ATGCATACCCATTCAAAACCCTCAAAACCCCTGGGCACGTTTACTGTTGGAATGTTATCTCTAGCGGTAGTAATTAGTTTAAGGAACTTGCCCCTAACAGCAAAACACGGCTTATCAACGCTTTTCTTTTATGCTCTTGCCGTGGGCTGTTTTATGATCCCCTACGCGCTTATTTCAGCCGAATTAGCATCTTTTAAACCTCAAGGAATCTATATCTGGACTCGTGATGCCTTGGGCAAATGGTGGGGGTTCTTTTCTATATGGATGCAGTGGTTTCATAATATGACCTGGTATCCTGCGATGCTTGCTTTCATTGCAAGTACACTTGTATATAAAATCAATCCAGATCTAGCCCATAATAAAATCTATTTAGCAACAGTTATCCTTGCTGGATTTTGGGGACTGACCTTTTTTAATTTCTTCGGAATTAGTACGTCGGCTCTTTTCAGCTCAGTCTGTGTTATTATAGGAACTTTAATTCCAGGAGCAATTTTAGTTGCTCTAGCTATTTTTTGGATCGTCTCCGGAAATCCCATAGCCATTTCTCTTTCTTGGGGCGATCTACTCCCTGAAATTAATGGTATGTCGTCCTTTGTATTGCTTGCAGGCATGCTCTTAGCGCTTTGTGGATTAGAAGCAAATGCCAACCTAGCTTCAGATATGGTAAATCCTAGAAAAAATTACCCTAGAGCAGTATTTATTGGAGCAATTGCCACACTTGCCATCTTAGTTTTAGGATCACTTTCTATAGCTATCGTTATTCCTAAAGAAGAAATTAGCCTAGTTTCAGGTCTTGTTAAAGCATTCTCCCTATTCTTTGATAAGTATAATCTTTCTTGGATGACTAGTATTGTTGTTGTTATGACAATTGCCGGATCCTTGGGAGAACTGAATGCATGGATGTTCGCTGGAACTAAAGGACTATTTGTCTCTACACAAAACGATTGTCTTCCTAAAATGTTTAAAAAAGTAAACTCAAGAAACGTTCCTACAAACCTTATGCTATTTCAAGCAATTGTAGTTACTTTGTTTACTTTGATCTTTTTATGCTTAGATTCAGCAGACCTAGCCTATTGGATTCTTAGTGCATTAAGCATACAAATGTATTTAGCTATGTACATTTGTTTATTTATTGCAGGTCCAGTTCTTCGTATTAAGGAGCCAAAAGCACAACGTTTGTATTCAGTTCCTGGAAAATTTTTTGGTATCTGTCTACTTTCGTTCCTAGGAATACTTTCCTGTTTATTTGCCTTATGGATTAGCTTTTTACCTCCTGAAGAGGTTACGCAGTTGTCAGGAGCTGGTAAAATAGGTTATTCAGCCTTTCTACTATTAGCCTTTTCTATAAACTGCATGATACCTTTTGGTATTTACTATGCTCATAAGAAACTAATCAAATAG
- a CDS encoding class I fructose-bisphosphate aldolase → MSKIYDLLGNDAENLLKYECKHIPKENLTLPSPDFIDKVFSYSDRSNLVLRSLQSMFSHGRLANTGYLSILPVDQGVEHTAGASFSPNPIYFDPENIIRLAIEGGCSAVASSYGVLSLLSRKYAHKIPFMLKLNHNELLSYPTTYHQIFFTQVESAYNMGAVAVGATIYFGSKTSSEEIVAVSRAFAKARELGLATVLWCYLRNPNFIVNGIDYHTAADLTGQADHLGATLGADIVKQKLPTSHGGFKAIKFSKTDDRVYSELSSDHPIDLCRYQVLNSYCGKVGLINSGGPSGKDDFAEAAKTAVINKRAGGMGLILGRKAFQKPLTEGVQLLNLIQDIYLDPSITIA, encoded by the coding sequence ATGTCGAAGATATATGATTTGCTAGGCAATGACGCGGAAAATTTGTTGAAATATGAATGCAAACATATTCCTAAAGAAAATCTTACCCTCCCCTCCCCTGATTTTATTGATAAAGTTTTCTCTTACTCTGATAGAAGCAATCTTGTATTAAGATCTTTACAATCTATGTTTTCTCATGGAAGATTAGCAAATACCGGATACCTTTCAATTCTTCCAGTGGATCAGGGAGTGGAACACACAGCCGGAGCATCCTTTTCGCCAAACCCTATTTATTTTGATCCAGAAAATATCATTCGATTAGCCATTGAAGGAGGTTGCTCTGCTGTAGCTTCCTCTTACGGGGTTTTGAGCCTACTTTCAAGAAAATATGCTCATAAAATCCCCTTTATGTTGAAACTGAACCATAACGAGCTTCTATCTTACCCAACAACATATCATCAGATTTTCTTTACTCAAGTAGAAAGTGCTTATAACATGGGAGCTGTTGCTGTGGGAGCAACGATTTATTTTGGTTCTAAGACATCTTCTGAAGAAATTGTCGCAGTTTCTCGAGCGTTCGCAAAAGCTAGGGAATTAGGGTTAGCTACAGTATTGTGGTGTTATTTACGAAACCCTAATTTTATTGTTAATGGTATAGATTATCATACAGCCGCAGATCTAACTGGTCAGGCAGATCATTTAGGAGCAACTTTAGGCGCTGATATCGTGAAACAAAAGCTGCCTACATCCCATGGCGGTTTTAAAGCTATCAAATTTAGTAAAACAGATGATAGAGTATATTCCGAACTCTCTTCAGATCATCCAATTGACCTTTGTCGTTACCAAGTACTGAATAGCTACTGTGGTAAGGTAGGTCTTATTAATTCCGGAGGTCCTTCGGGAAAAGATGATTTTGCAGAAGCTGCGAAAACTGCTGTGATTAACAAAAGAGCTGGAGGTATGGGGCTAATTTTGGGAAGAAAAGCTTTTCAAAAACCTCTTACTGAAGGCGTACAATTATTAAATTTGATTCAAGATATTTACTTAGACCCGAGTATTACAATAGCGTAA
- a CDS encoding CT214 family putative inclusion membrane protein, whose translation MSQPTINPNSHPDNHAESLPITPKQKDTACKIRQSQIISLISAVVAAVLLLTILILQLIPGVPVAFSIILGLGLIVAAAVSLIFFASYFLQIRKVLFELSKASTELREAFANFSLDLIRNIEPQRITRPPRYGLRTRPRGPRLISTQVSSPTPTPAPTPTIQTVSPEPPQEQPIETLPPTPREEPSLPPEVPIQVEEGAVPGIVPEPVAGPSVEMDVDSLFQSNLLRLLDLAEGGTIYPGIDKHPKYQKEHQNACKIFSNFCGGVARLLDKMRKGEVPITHGEILSMFTPPIFGRDSHSILCITCNGKNAFSSDFSGAFWLHNAFKDSKHTKGLFDIVRILKKSNQLMENVEDQQTAYTATLVSLNVLLSGWCLCNQSLAANIVGSVQALRRSEEDKRIILEMLNSGNVLGALVFTHGDRNPDIKAIMRINDLDLEGEPLPNPQNALEILYEHIDPYNVRAITVMGDLAETSSEQNENLIRQSRSIFEKLGESLPTTAAGLGYDIWKRSNVNLNARYNETRRFLAEHPATSTSMIFSFLRAIRGAPKLQSRIKNYLPYAGKEAVGSLLSTLILGGYSLGLFTYRQIEGLCNALEISERDLIRLIVSRKIAETILPRLL comes from the coding sequence ATGTCACAACCCACAATTAATCCAAATTCTCATCCAGATAATCACGCTGAATCACTTCCTATTACTCCTAAACAGAAAGACACTGCTTGTAAAATACGACAATCGCAAATTATTAGCTTGATTTCAGCAGTAGTCGCAGCTGTTTTGTTGTTGACGATTCTTATTCTTCAATTGATTCCAGGAGTTCCCGTCGCCTTTAGTATAATATTGGGTTTAGGTCTTATTGTTGCCGCAGCAGTATCTTTAATATTTTTTGCTTCTTATTTTCTCCAAATTAGAAAAGTACTTTTTGAGCTTTCCAAAGCTTCAACAGAACTTCGAGAAGCTTTTGCTAATTTTTCCTTGGATTTAATACGGAATATAGAACCACAAAGAATTACACGACCTCCACGATATGGTTTGAGAACTCGACCTAGAGGTCCGAGATTGATTTCAACTCAAGTGTCTTCACCAACACCCACACCAGCTCCTACACCAACTATACAGACAGTCTCTCCAGAGCCTCCTCAAGAACAACCAATAGAAACTCTCCCACCAACTCCTAGAGAAGAACCTTCATTACCTCCAGAAGTTCCAATTCAGGTTGAGGAAGGAGCGGTTCCGGGTATTGTTCCTGAACCTGTTGCTGGACCATCAGTAGAAATGGACGTAGATTCCCTATTTCAAAGTAATCTATTGCGGTTACTTGATCTTGCTGAGGGAGGAACTATATATCCCGGCATAGATAAACATCCGAAATACCAAAAAGAGCATCAAAACGCCTGTAAAATATTTTCTAACTTTTGCGGAGGAGTGGCGAGACTTTTGGATAAGATGAGAAAAGGAGAGGTACCCATAACTCATGGGGAAATACTCTCAATGTTTACTCCCCCAATTTTTGGTAGGGATAGCCACTCAATATTATGTATTACCTGTAACGGAAAAAATGCATTTTCAAGCGACTTTTCAGGCGCTTTTTGGTTGCATAATGCTTTTAAAGATTCTAAACATACAAAAGGCTTATTTGATATTGTTCGGATCTTGAAAAAATCGAATCAGCTAATGGAAAACGTTGAGGATCAACAGACAGCCTACACAGCAACTCTAGTCAGTCTAAACGTATTGTTATCTGGTTGGTGTCTATGTAATCAGAGTCTTGCTGCGAATATCGTGGGTTCTGTACAGGCATTAAGAAGATCTGAAGAAGATAAAAGGATCATCCTTGAGATGTTGAATTCTGGAAATGTTCTTGGAGCTTTGGTGTTTACGCACGGCGATAGAAATCCGGATATAAAAGCGATTATGCGCATCAATGATTTAGATTTAGAAGGTGAACCTCTACCAAATCCGCAAAATGCGCTTGAAATACTGTATGAACATATCGATCCTTATAACGTGCGTGCAATTACGGTAATGGGAGACTTGGCAGAAACATCTTCAGAACAAAATGAGAATCTTATCAGACAATCCCGGAGTATTTTCGAGAAATTGGGTGAAAGCTTGCCAACGACTGCAGCGGGATTAGGTTATGATATATGGAAGCGTAGTAATGTAAATCTAAATGCAAGATATAATGAAACAAGGAGATTCTTAGCTGAGCATCCCGCCACATCTACATCTATGATATTTTCATTCCTACGAGCTATTCGTGGCGCACCAAAATTACAATCACGTATAAAAAATTATCTTCCTTATGCAGGTAAGGAGGCTGTGGGTTCTCTTTTATCGACATTAATATTGGGCGGATACTCTTTAGGGCTATTTACCTATCGACAAATTGAAGGGTTATGCAATGCTCTAGAGATTTCTGAGCGAGACTTAATCCGGCTCATTGTGTCTAGAAAAATAGCAGAAACGATCCTTCCTAGATTGTTGTAA
- a CDS encoding methionine ABC transporter ATP-binding protein → MFEKDSPIISVKNLNKEIGHHRILNDISFSVYSGEIFGVIGHSGSGKSTLLRCLDFLISPTSGSISIAGFNNLNSNKKISRLVFAKRVAYISQSCGLFLAKTVFENIAYPLKIRYPDMTKSLIEEKIDDALHFLNLYERKHAYPSRLSGGQKQKVAIAIAIVSDPIVLLCDEITSALDPRSTEDITDKLLQLNEERGITQVFVSHEIEVIKKLCCQTLVIHQGAIEELGPTDKLFLNPHSSVTEELFHMNSIAKGIYDHRENEEILRLGFPKGLAVQGMISQLIQNGEIAINILSGDINLFRKIPLGFLIVALSGSREQRERAKEILVTKGVIVQQFQKSR, encoded by the coding sequence GTGTTTGAGAAAGACTCTCCTATTATTTCTGTGAAAAATTTAAATAAAGAAATAGGGCATCATCGTATTTTAAATGATATTTCTTTCTCTGTTTATTCAGGTGAAATTTTTGGGGTTATCGGACATAGCGGTTCTGGGAAAAGCACATTATTGCGTTGTTTAGATTTCCTTATTTCACCAACTTCAGGATCTATCTCTATTGCAGGATTTAATAATCTTAACTCAAACAAAAAAATTTCTCGTTTAGTCTTTGCCAAGCGTGTTGCTTACATTTCTCAAAGTTGCGGATTATTTTTAGCAAAAACGGTATTCGAAAATATAGCTTATCCTTTGAAAATTCGTTATCCTGATATGACGAAATCTCTAATTGAAGAGAAAATAGACGATGCTTTGCATTTCCTAAATTTGTATGAAAGGAAGCACGCATACCCTAGTAGATTAAGCGGAGGACAGAAACAAAAGGTCGCTATCGCGATAGCTATTGTATCTGATCCTATTGTTTTACTTTGCGATGAAATTACCTCAGCGTTAGATCCAAGATCAACTGAAGATATTACTGATAAATTATTACAGTTAAATGAGGAAAGAGGGATTACTCAAGTTTTTGTTTCTCACGAAATTGAGGTAATTAAAAAACTCTGTTGTCAAACTTTAGTTATCCATCAAGGTGCTATTGAAGAATTAGGTCCTACAGATAAGCTTTTTTTAAATCCTCATAGCTCGGTTACTGAAGAACTTTTTCATATGAATTCGATTGCTAAAGGAATTTACGATCATAGAGAGAATGAGGAAATTTTGAGACTAGGTTTCCCAAAAGGTTTAGCAGTTCAAGGGATGATCAGTCAACTGATTCAAAATGGAGAAATAGCTATCAATATCCTTTCTGGAGATATCAATCTCTTTCGTAAGATTCCCTTGGGTTTTCTGATTGTGGCTTTATCTGGAAGTAGAGAACAAAGAGAGCGGGCAAAAGAGATTCTTGTAACAAAGGGAGTTATTGTACAACAATTCCAGAAGTCAAGATAG
- a CDS encoding ABC transporter permease subunit has translation MQRDMIYLLIKETGSTLYMVAASFFFSSILGGLLGLGLFVTAPYGLKPMKSIYSATSVVLSFLTAIPFAILIVILFPVTRWIVGTSLGATASIVPLTLGALPLVASFVSDALRTGALTCVEPSIALGIPRLKIVKDILFPEIFPQLIFSLKSLIVHLIACSTFAGFVGGGGLGQILLQYGYYRFDFSITLSVLVITLFFIEGIRILGDTWGRRILRRRGIL, from the coding sequence ATGCAAAGAGATATGATCTATCTATTGATTAAAGAAACAGGAAGCACCTTATATATGGTGGCCGCGTCTTTTTTCTTCTCATCAATTTTAGGCGGACTTTTAGGATTGGGACTTTTTGTAACAGCTCCCTATGGGTTAAAACCAATGAAGAGCATTTATTCTGCAACTTCTGTTGTGTTGAGCTTCCTCACGGCTATTCCTTTCGCTATTTTAATTGTTATCCTATTCCCGGTAACGCGATGGATAGTGGGAACATCTTTAGGAGCAACGGCCTCTATAGTCCCTTTGACTTTGGGAGCGTTACCTCTAGTGGCTTCTTTTGTGTCCGATGCGTTGCGTACAGGAGCATTGACATGTGTTGAGCCCTCCATTGCTTTGGGGATACCTAGATTAAAAATAGTAAAAGACATTCTTTTCCCAGAAATTTTTCCGCAGCTGATCTTTTCATTAAAATCCTTAATTGTGCATCTAATTGCTTGTTCTACCTTTGCTGGATTCGTTGGAGGTGGAGGATTAGGGCAGATTTTATTGCAATATGGTTACTATCGCTTTGACTTTTCCATAACTTTATCTGTGTTGGTTATTACTTTGTTTTTTATTGAAGGTATCCGGATTTTGGGAGATACTTGGGGCCGGCGCATATTAAGACGTCGGGGGATTTTATGA
- a CDS encoding MetQ/NlpA family ABC transporter substrate-binding protein, translating to MKKIKLLALVALLVSLTGCNRNSEEILRIAASPTPHAELLYNLQKEAKSFGLYLKILPVDDYRVPNRLLLDKQIEANYFQHEDFLKDECKRYHCEGKLVVLAKVHLEPMGLYSNKIQSLEELKNKKQLRIAVPVDRTNEQRALDLLRDCGLIAYNEVSNLDITAKDVCSCGDRKVVIIEIAAPLLVSSLPDVDAAVIPGNFAVTAGFYPHKNSLCLEDVHTSKYTNIVVVRAEDVNDPQIQKLRQLFESDSVKDFFNTKYKESFLLQ from the coding sequence ATGAAAAAAATAAAATTACTAGCGCTAGTTGCTTTGCTAGTCTCTTTAACTGGATGTAATAGAAATTCTGAAGAGATTTTACGCATTGCTGCAAGTCCTACACCACACGCAGAGCTTCTCTACAACTTGCAAAAAGAAGCAAAATCCTTCGGATTATATCTCAAAATACTTCCTGTAGATGATTATCGTGTGCCCAATCGTTTGCTTTTAGATAAACAAATAGAGGCTAATTACTTTCAACACGAAGATTTTTTAAAAGATGAATGTAAACGTTATCATTGTGAAGGAAAGCTTGTTGTTTTAGCTAAAGTTCACTTAGAACCTATGGGGTTATATTCTAATAAAATTCAGTCTCTTGAAGAGCTTAAAAATAAAAAGCAATTACGCATAGCTGTTCCTGTAGATAGAACAAATGAACAACGTGCCCTGGATCTATTGCGAGATTGTGGTTTAATTGCTTATAACGAAGTTTCTAATCTAGATATTACTGCGAAAGATGTTTGTAGTTGTGGAGATAGAAAAGTTGTTATTATAGAGATAGCAGCACCTTTATTGGTATCTTCGTTACCCGATGTAGATGCTGCCGTTATTCCTGGAAATTTTGCTGTTACTGCCGGATTTTATCCCCATAAAAATAGTCTTTGCTTAGAAGATGTCCACACATCTAAATATACTAATATTGTTGTCGTGCGTGCTGAAGACGTAAATGATCCTCAGATACAAAAACTACGTCAATTGTTTGAAAGTGATTCAGTGAAAGACTTCTTTAACACAAAATACAAAGAAAGTTTTTTACTCCAATAA
- a CDS encoding DciA family protein, with the protein MFPFFKNRELHKTKTSKKTASTIKHAKHYLNGYLKKIEHIVAAKPKEVIEAWNEMLGTKYNGMFQALGFKDHILLVKIYNSSLYASLKQTHQSSLIARLHQVVPHAKIKEIQFLLG; encoded by the coding sequence ATGTTTCCTTTCTTTAAAAATCGAGAGTTGCACAAAACGAAAACTTCTAAAAAAACAGCTTCTACAATTAAACATGCAAAGCATTACTTAAACGGGTATTTAAAGAAAATAGAGCACATTGTTGCTGCCAAACCTAAAGAAGTGATAGAAGCATGGAATGAAATGTTAGGAACCAAGTATAATGGAATGTTCCAAGCTTTAGGATTTAAGGATCATATTCTATTAGTAAAGATTTACAATTCTTCTTTATACGCTTCACTAAAGCAAACGCATCAAAGTAGTTTAATCGCTCGCTTGCACCAAGTAGTTCCTCACGCCAAGATCAAGGAAATACAGTTTTTGTTAGGATAA